From the Paenibacillus sp. MMS20-IR301 genome, the window GGCCTGGCTTTGTAATCCCCCACGCGGAACCATTCTTTTCTTTCATCTGAAGTATTTCTTTTTAAGATTCTATGGAATTCCTTGATCATTTCTTCGGATAAGTCTTCATGTGCAAGGTTCAACATATAGTCAAAGCAGGCGAAGTGGTTTACCGTCTCAATAATATCGTCAACACTTGCTGTTTCTTCAGGTTCTACGTTTATTGTGTTGGTTTCATAAATATATCGGGTCTGATCCTCAGATAACCGGCTGCCTTCGATCCGGTTGGAGTTATAGGCAAGCTTAATTTGGGTCTGATGGTACAGCCCTCCTTTAAGCCCCATCTTCATTTCTTCCTGTAAGAGCTCTATTAATGTTTCATATTTCATCCACATTTCTCCCAGTAAATTCAGAATGATTCCATGTATCTTAACAGCCAAAATAGCCTTACCTAATTGTTATCATTATAGCATTCTCTATTGTAAAATATGCAGTTGTGCGAGATTCGGTCTGAGCTAGGCATGGATCCCGCCAAGAACAAAAGAGGCCGCTACAGATCTATATCGTAGAATAGTAGAGAAGATTGAGGCCGTTATACACGATATGCACCACGACCCCGGGCCAGATGGAACCCGTCTTACGGAACAGTATACCATTCAGGATGCCGACCATGAATGCGTCGAACAGTATGACGTTGAATCCATGAACGACGCCGAAGATCGCAGCGCTGCCGACCACGCCGACCCATGCTCCATAACGGTTCAGCGCATTGGCAATAACGCCACGGAATACAAACTCCTCGCCGAGCGGCGTGAGGATAGCGCCAGTGATAAGCAGAACGAAGAGTGAGAGCGCGCCGCCTTGCGCCGCTGTCTGGAAGTCCGCTTGGTTGTTCAGCTCGGTGATGAAGTGAAAATAGACCCCCTCTATAACGAAGCATCCGCCGAACGCGACAATACCGAGGGCGACTCCCACAAGCAGCCATTTCCGTTCGATCGCCCGGAAACCGAAAGCGCGCAGATCGCGAACCCGCAGGGCGTAGGCTGCGAACAAGGCGGCGAGGCCAACGAGACCATTGCCTACACCCCCGATGTTAATTCGCAAGATGGCTTGCTCGTCAGGGATTTGCGACATCCAAAGACCGAGCATAATAATGCCGATCAGATAAAGACCCAGTGCAGTTAGGGTCTCTGGCCAGCCAGGTCGGGCTTGGGGCATAGTGGACGTGGAAGAGCCAATTACCTCCATCCGTTCCTTTTCAGTTTCAGACAATTTTCGAACATTTTTCACGGGTGTACACCTCTTTGCATCGTTATGCGTAGATAACGACTTATTTAGTATATAAGTTGAACCAAAGGAATTCATTTCTACATTGTCAAAAAAAGAACTTCAACCTACGCTAGAACTTTTCCTACTTTGAAAAAAGGTTACTGGAAGAGAAAATCGCTCACTTGCTCTTCAAAGATGAGTCGATGATCCGCGATTACCAAGCGCTTCAGCATACGTGTTTTCTCAAAAGCAAGCCACATGTCATCCAGACAACAGGCAAACATCGTGGTGTTAAACGATCACAGCCGTCCCGCTTACGGCA encodes:
- a CDS encoding CPBP family intramembrane glutamic endopeptidase produces the protein MKNVRKLSETEKERMEVIGSSTSTMPQARPGWPETLTALGLYLIGIIMLGLWMSQIPDEQAILRINIGGVGNGLVGLAALFAAYALRVRDLRAFGFRAIERKWLLVGVALGIVAFGGCFVIEGVYFHFITELNNQADFQTAAQGGALSLFVLLITGAILTPLGEEFVFRGVIANALNRYGAWVGVVGSAAIFGVVHGFNVILFDAFMVGILNGILFRKTGSIWPGVVVHIVYNGLNLLYYSTI
- a CDS encoding Fic family protein, with the translated sequence MKYETLIELLQEEMKMGLKGGLYHQTQIKLAYNSNRIEGSRLSEDQTRYIYETNTINVEPEETASVDDIIETVNHFACFDYMLNLAHEDLSEEMIKEFHRILKRNTSDERKEWFRVGDYKARPNVVGDMKTTAPGKVTSAMERLLTMYHQKPIISFEDIVDFHHEFESIHPFQDGNGRVGRIILFKECLKNGVLPFIIDHEHKLFYYRGLKEYSSEKGYLLDTCLSAQDRYEAEVAYFFPELK